The Bos indicus x Bos taurus breed Angus x Brahman F1 hybrid chromosome 25, Bos_hybrid_MaternalHap_v2.0, whole genome shotgun sequence genome has a window encoding:
- the HSPB1 gene encoding heat shock protein beta-1: MAERRVPFSLLRGPSWDPFRDWYPAHSRLFDQAFGLPRLPEEWSQWLSHSGWPGYVRALPAAAIEGPAYNRALSRQLSSGVSEIQQTADRWRVSLDVNHFAPEELTVKTKDGVVEITGKHEERQDEHGYISRCFTRKYTLPPGVDPTLVSSSLSPEGTLTVEAPLPKSATQSAEITIPVTFQARAQLGGPEAGKSEQPENK; encoded by the exons ATGGCCGAGCGCCGAGTGCCCTTCTCGCTCCTGCGGGGCCCCAGCTGGGACCCTTTCCGCGACTGGTATCCGGCCCACAGCCGCCTCTTCGACCAGGCCTTCGGGCTGCCCCGGCTGCCCGAGGAGTGGTCGCAGTGGCTGAGCCACAGCGGATGGCCGGGCTACGTGCGCGCGCTGCCCGCCGCAGCGATCGAGGGTCCCGCCTACAACCGCGCGCTCAGCCGGCAGCTCAGCAGTGGGGTCTCCGAGATCCAGCAGACCGCCGACCGCTGGCGCGTGTCCCTGGACGTCAACCACTTCGCCCCCGAGGAGCTGACGGTCAAGACCAAGGACGGCGTGGTGGAGATCACTG gcaAGCACGAGGAAAGGCAGGACGAGCACGGCTACATTTCCCGTTGCTTCACTCGCAAATACAC GCTGCCCCCCGGTGTGGACCCCACCCTGGtctcctcctctctgtcccctGAGGGCACGCTCACCGTGGAGGCCCCGTTGCCCAAGTCAGCCACCCAGTCGGCCGAGATCACCATTCCCGTCACCTTCCAGGCGCGTGCCCAGCTTGGCGGCCCCGAAGCCGGGAAGTCCGAACAGCCGGAAAACAAGTAA